The genomic region CCGCGCCGCTGCGGCGAATCCACCGCAGCCACCCGACCCGCAGGCGCGCCGGACTCCGTCCCCCCGGCCCGGCTCCCGGAATCCCCGGGGCCACGCCTGCGGGTCGCCCCATTTCGCGCCATTGGCGCCGACTCGCGCCGCCATTGGCGCCGACTCGCGCCGCCATTGGCGCCGACTCGCGCCGCCATTGGCGCCGACTCGCGCCGCCATTCGCGCCGACTCGCGCCGCCATTCGCGCCGACTCGCGCCGCCATTCGCGCCGACTCGGGAATAAGGTTGATCCAGGCAACCTTGGCTCCGATGTGAAGCGAGACACTGTGATCCAGCAGACATCCGCGGGCGAGACGGCGATGAGTCACCGCCAGATCCTCGAGGCGCTCTCGGGCCTCCTGCTCGCGATGTTCGTGGCGATGCTGTCGAGCACCGTGGTCAGCAACGCGCTGCCGCGCATCGTGGCCGACCTCGACGGCAGCCAGACCGGCTACACCTGGGTGGTCGTCGCGACGCTGCTCTCGATGACCGCCACCACCCCGATCTGGGGCAAGCTCGCCGACCTGTTCAGCAAGAAGATGCTGGTGCAGACCGCGCTGGTGATCTTCTCGGTCGGCTCGGTCATCGCCACCTTCGCGCACAGCATGGAGCTGCTGATCGGCGCCCGGGTCGTGCAGGGCCTCGGCATCGGCGGCCTGACCGCCCTGGTGCAGGTCGTGATCGCCACGATGGTGAGCCCGCGGGAGCGCGGCCGCTACTCGGGCTACATCGGCGCGGTGTTCGCGGTGGCCACGGTCAGCGGGCCGCTGATCGGCGGCGTCATCGTGGACAGCCCGCTGGGCTGGCGCGGCTGCTTCGCGATCGGCCTGCCGGTCGCGCTCGCGGCGTTCGTGCTGCTGCAGAAGACGCTGCACCTGCCGGTGGTCAAGCGTGAGGTCCGCATCGACTACCTCGGCGCCACCTTGATCATGGCGGGCGTCTCGATCCTGCTGGTCTGGGTCTCGCTCGCGGGCAACCAGTTCGCCTGGGCCTCCACCACGACCGCGGCGCTCGTCGCCGCCGGAGTGGTGGTGCTCGCCGCCGCGGTGTACGTCGAGATCAAGGTCGCCGCGGAGCCGGTGGTCCCGATGACGCTGTTCAAGGACCGCACGATCACGCTGTCCACGATCGCCTCGACCCTGGTGGGCGTGGCGATGTTCGGCTCGACGGTCTACCTCAGCCAGTACTTCCAGCTCGCCCGCGGCATGACCCCCACGAAGGCGGGGCTGATGACGATCGCGCTGGTGGTCCCGCTGATGGTCTCCAGCCTGGTCAGCGGCCGGGTGATCACCCGCACCGGGCGCTGGAAGCGGTGGCTGGTGGGCGGCATGGCGCTGGTCGTCGCCGGCCTGGCGCTGCTCGGCACCATCGACGAGAGCACCCACCTGGTCGCGGTCTGCGTCTGGATGGGGATCCTCGGCCTGGGCATGGGCTCGACGATGCAGAACCTCGTCCTCGCGGTGCAGAACAACGTCGCGGTCTCCGAGCTCGGCGCCGCCAGCTCGGTGGTCGCGTTCTTCCGCAGCCTGGGCGGCTCGGCCGGCGTCTCGGTGCTCGGCGCGGTGCTCGGCACCCAGGTCGCGGACCGGGTGGTCGCCGGCTACCGCGAGGCCCAGCTCGTGCCGAGCGTCGAATCCGGTGGCCACGCGATCCCGGACCTGCGCACCCTGCCGGGCGCGGAGGCGGCGATCTGGGAGCACGCGTACGGCGCGTCGATCGGCGAGCTCTACCTGATCGCGGTGCCCGCGGCGATCCTGGCGTTCGTGTGCGTCGTGCTGATCAAGGAGGTGCCGCTGCGCACGACCGTGGGCGGGGTGCCGGAGGCGACTGGCCAACCGGCGGTGGAGTCCGCGACCGGGACAGGGGAGAATCGGCGGTGATGACCACCACGAGCCGCCAGGATGCCCTGCAGACCGTCGAGCGCGAGATCGGCGTGCTGATCCGACGGGTCCGCAAGGTGATCGGCGTGCGGGCGCGGATGATCGACCCGCAGCTGCAGTCGGCGTCGTACCTCATGCTCGGCCACCTGGTGCAGCGTGGCCCGATGCGGTCCTCCGCGCTGGCCGAGGTCTTCAACGTCGACAAGGGCGCGATCAGCAGGCAGGTCCAGCACCTCGTCGACCTGGGCCTGGTCGACCGCACCCCGGACCCGGAGGACGGGCGGGCCTCGCTCGTCGAGGCGACGCCGGAGGCCGTGCGCCGCTTCGAGGCGGTCTCCCGGCAGCGCCTGGACTGGCTCGACCGACGCCTGGAGGAGTGGTCCGACGACGACCTCGCCGGGTTCGCCGGCCAGCTCACCCGCTACAACGCGATCCTCAGCGAGACCGAGGGACTCGAACCCACACCGCACAGTCCGTCGGAAGACCCCGCCTGACGCCCATGCCGGTGGAGTCCGCGCCGGAGTTGTCGAGCGCGACCAGCTCCGCGCTGCTCACCAGCACCTCGCCCTCGGGCAGCTCGACCACCTCGGGGCCGCAGTTGAGCACCACCAGCAGCGGTCCGCGGCGGAAGCGCAGCACGTCGCCCTCGACGAGGAGGTCGCTCACCCGCTCGCCAGCGGTCGCGGCCCAGGTGCGCCGTGCGCGCAGCGCCTCGCGGTAGAACTCCAGCGTGGAGGCCGGGTCGTCGGTCTGGGCCGCCACCGTGTGCGCCTGCCACGACGTCGGCTGGGGGATCCAGGACAGCTCCGCGGCGCCCGGCCCGAAACCGTACGGCGGGTGGGTGCCCTCCCAGGGCAGCGGCACCCGCGAGCCGTCGCGGCCCGGGTCGCCGCTCTGCGGGCCGCTGCGCAGCCAGGCCGGGTCCTGACGGTGCTCGGGCGCGACGTCGACCTGCTCCAGGCCGAGCTCCTCGCCCTGGTAGAGGTACGCCGAGCCGGGCAGCGCGAGCATCGTGAGCGTGGCTGCCCTGGCGCGGGCCAGCCCCGTGGGGCCGGCGCCGTAGCGCGTGGGGTGGCGCACGACGTCATGGTTGCTGAGCACCCAGGTCGGCGAGGCGCCGACCGACTCCACCGCGGCGAAGGTGCCCTCGATGACGTCGGCGAAGGAGCGGGCCGACCAGGGCGCGAGGAGCCAGGCGAAGTTGAAGGCCTGGTGCATCTCGTCGGGCCGCACGAACCGGGCCATCGACTCCGGGGTCTGGGTCCACGCCTCGGCCACCAGCATCCGGTCGCCGTCGTACTCCTCCAGCACGCGGCGCCAGCGGCGGTAGACGTCGTGCACCTCGGGCTGGTCCCACATCGGCTCGTCGCGCAGGGTGCGCTCGACCATCGCGTGCGGGTGGTCGGGCTCGGCGTCCCCGCCCAGCTGGTCGCGCAGGGTGGCCTCCTTGAGCAGCCCGTGGGCGACATCGATGCGGAAGCCGTCGACCCCGCGGTCGAGCCAGAAGCGCAGCACCTGCTCGAACATGTCGCCGACCTCCGGGTGGCGCCAGTCGAGGTCGGGCTGGGTGGAGTCGAACAGGTGGAGGTACCACTGCCCGTCCGGCACCCGGGTCCACGCAGGACCGCCGAAGACCGAGCGCCAGTTGTTCGGCGGCTCGCTGCCGTCCGGGCCGCGGCCGTCGCGGAACAGGTAGCGCGCCCGCTCCGGGCTGCCCGGGCCCGCGGCGAGGGCCGCGCGGAACCACTCGTGCTCCGCGGAGGTGTGGTTGGGCACCAGGTCGACGATGATGCGCAGCCCCAGGTCGTGGGCGCGGGCGATCAGCTCGTCGGCGTCCTGGAGGGTGCCGAACAGCGGGTCGACGTCGGTGTAGTCGGCGACGTCGTAGCCGTGGTCGTGCTGGGGGGAGGTGTAGAACGGCGTGATCCACAGCGCGTCCACGCCCAGGTCACGCAGGTGCGGCAGCCGCGCGGTGATGCCGGGCAGGTCGCCGATGCCGTCACCGTTGCTGTCGGCGAAGCTGCGGACGTAGACCTGGTAGGTCACCGCGTGGCGCCACCAGGGCTGCTCGCCGGCGTCGGGCCGCTCGGCGTGGTCCGCGGCGCTCATCGGGCGGCGGGGGCGGGCTCAAGGACGATCCAGACCTGCTCCGCGGTGGCCAGGAGCGCGCCGGAGGCGTCGTACAGCGAGGTCGCGGCGTGGACCTTGCGACCGTCCTGGCCGCGGGCCTCGGCGACGACGACGTGCTCCTCGCCGATGGCGGGCAGCGTGTCGACCCGGGCGGTCATCCGGCCCAGCACCATGGTGCGCTCGACGAGGTCGCCGGCCCAGCCGCCGATGCAGTCCAGCGCCGCCCAGGTCACGGGTAGCGACGCGCGGGCTGGCTGTCCGCCGGCCGCGGCCCCCTCCTGCACCGAGGCGTCGGGGGTCCAGGTCGCGGCCCACCAGTGCGGGCCGGGTCGGACCACCGGGCCCGGGAAGATCCGCAGGCCGTGCTCGTGCTCGGGACCGCACACGAAGCACCCGGGGAAGGGGTGCACGACGTGGCCGGGGTACGCCGCGGACGCCTCGCGGGCCCGGGCGGGCGACACCGGCGGCACCGCGACGAGGTCGTCGGTGACGGTTCGGCCACGCGCGACCACCGTGTCGTCGTGGCGGACCACCACGACGCCGTCCTCCTCGGTGCCGGACAGGGCGACGTCCAGCGGGGGCGGTGCGGTCAGGGTGACCTCGACGGCGCGCCAGCTGCGCGCGCCGTTGACGTGGGGGCGCACGAGCTGGGCGACGGCGCCCGCGGTCCAGCCCCCGTTGCCCGAGTCGGGCGGGCCGCAGAAGCGGCCAGGGACGACCAGCTCGGTCGCTGCGAGGGGGTGGGTGCTGCCTGCTGCGGCGCTGTTCGCCACGGTGGGTGTGCTGCTCACCGTCTGATCGTCTCCCATCGGTCCAGTGCCTCGCGCCGCTCGGTGCCGTGGTCGAGGATCGCGAGCGGGTAGCCGACCCGCTGGCGCACCTCGGTGGAGGGGTCGTGGGCGTCGGGGACCCGCTCGGGGTCGGCCAGCTCAGGTACCCAGCGCCGCACGTAGGCACCGTCGGGGTCGAAGCGACGACCCTGGGCGGTGGGGTTGAAGACGCGGAAGAACGGCGCCGCGTCGGTGCCGCAGCCCGCGGTCCACTGCCAGCCGTGGTTGTTCGAGGCCAGGTCGCCGTCGACCAGCCAGTGCAGGAAGTGCCGGGCACCGTGCTGCCACTCGATGTGCAGGTCCTTGACCAGGAAGCTCGCCACGACCATCCGCATCCGGTTGTGCATCCAGCCGGCGGCGCGCAGCTGACGCATCGCGGCGTCCACCACCGGGAACCCGGTGCGGCCCTCGCGCCAGGCCTCGACTCGCTCGTCGGGCTGGTCGTAGGGCATCCGGGCGAACTCCGGGCGCAGGTAGTCGCGCGCGGTGTCGGGCCGGCGGTCCAGCACGTCGGCGTAGAACTCCCGCCACGCGAGCTCGATGCGGTAGGCGCGGGCCCCGCCGCCGCGCAGCCGGGCCAGGTCGGCGAGCAGGGTGCGCGGGTGGATCTCGCCCCACTTCAGGTGGTGCGACATCCGCGAGGTGCC from Nocardioides sp. dk884 harbors:
- a CDS encoding MDR family MFS transporter, with the translated sequence MSHRQILEALSGLLLAMFVAMLSSTVVSNALPRIVADLDGSQTGYTWVVVATLLSMTATTPIWGKLADLFSKKMLVQTALVIFSVGSVIATFAHSMELLIGARVVQGLGIGGLTALVQVVIATMVSPRERGRYSGYIGAVFAVATVSGPLIGGVIVDSPLGWRGCFAIGLPVALAAFVLLQKTLHLPVVKREVRIDYLGATLIMAGVSILLVWVSLAGNQFAWASTTTAALVAAGVVVLAAAVYVEIKVAAEPVVPMTLFKDRTITLSTIASTLVGVAMFGSTVYLSQYFQLARGMTPTKAGLMTIALVVPLMVSSLVSGRVITRTGRWKRWLVGGMALVVAGLALLGTIDESTHLVAVCVWMGILGLGMGSTMQNLVLAVQNNVAVSELGAASSVVAFFRSLGGSAGVSVLGAVLGTQVADRVVAGYREAQLVPSVESGGHAIPDLRTLPGAEAAIWEHAYGASIGELYLIAVPAAILAFVCVVLIKEVPLRTTVGGVPEATGQPAVESATGTGENRR
- a CDS encoding MarR family winged helix-turn-helix transcriptional regulator; this encodes MTTTSRQDALQTVEREIGVLIRRVRKVIGVRARMIDPQLQSASYLMLGHLVQRGPMRSSALAEVFNVDKGAISRQVQHLVDLGLVDRTPDPEDGRASLVEATPEAVRRFEAVSRQRLDWLDRRLEEWSDDDLAGFAGQLTRYNAILSETEGLEPTPHSPSEDPA
- a CDS encoding glycoside hydrolase family 13 protein: MSAADHAERPDAGEQPWWRHAVTYQVYVRSFADSNGDGIGDLPGITARLPHLRDLGVDALWITPFYTSPQHDHGYDVADYTDVDPLFGTLQDADELIARAHDLGLRIIVDLVPNHTSAEHEWFRAALAAGPGSPERARYLFRDGRGPDGSEPPNNWRSVFGGPAWTRVPDGQWYLHLFDSTQPDLDWRHPEVGDMFEQVLRFWLDRGVDGFRIDVAHGLLKEATLRDQLGGDAEPDHPHAMVERTLRDEPMWDQPEVHDVYRRWRRVLEEYDGDRMLVAEAWTQTPESMARFVRPDEMHQAFNFAWLLAPWSARSFADVIEGTFAAVESVGASPTWVLSNHDVVRHPTRYGAGPTGLARARAATLTMLALPGSAYLYQGEELGLEQVDVAPEHRQDPAWLRSGPQSGDPGRDGSRVPLPWEGTHPPYGFGPGAAELSWIPQPTSWQAHTVAAQTDDPASTLEFYREALRARRTWAATAGERVSDLLVEGDVLRFRRGPLLVVLNCGPEVVELPEGEVLVSSAELVALDNSGADSTGMGVRRGLPTDCAVWVRVPRSR
- a CDS encoding cryptochrome/photolyase family protein, which encodes MTAVFWFRRDLRLGDNPALRAACASGPVLALFVLDPALWGPAGPSRRAYLLASLSALDASLRAEGGRLTVVRGDPAAQVPRAAEAVGASEVHIAADHGPYGARRDREVEAALAARGVALVRTGSAYAVSPGRVRKADGSAYQVFTPFSHAWAEHGWRGPVEAPSGVAWQHLDEGTTELPRPRLPAGLELPEAGEDAARRRWADFLDDGVADYDELRDRPDLPGTSRMSHHLKWGEIHPRTLLADLARLRGGGARAYRIELAWREFYADVLDRRPDTARDYLRPEFARMPYDQPDERVEAWREGRTGFPVVDAAMRQLRAAGWMHNRMRMVVASFLVKDLHIEWQHGARHFLHWLVDGDLASNNHGWQWTAGCGTDAAPFFRVFNPTAQGRRFDPDGAYVRRWVPELADPERVPDAHDPSTEVRQRVGYPLAILDHGTERREALDRWETIRR